The DNA sequence GCCCCCGCCAGGGCCCCGCGCAGCCGCCAGCGCCGGCCCTGCCCCGGCGAACCCACCACCAGCACCTCAGGCGGCGCCCAGCACGGATGCGGGCGCCGCAGCTGGCGACACAAGGGCAGCGTCGCTTCTCCCAGCACGTCGGCATCGATGACGACCAGGTGCACCTCGTTCTGGGCGCAATGGTCGATCGCCTGCTCGACCGCCTCGGTTTCCCACACCTCGACCCGGTGCAGGCTCAGGCGCGTGCGCAGGTACAGGCGCTCTTCCCGCTCGCATCCCACCAGCAA is a window from the Caldimonas thermodepolymerans genome containing:
- a CDS encoding response regulator transcription factor, which gives rise to MSSSQPHPSSGGRRMRVRRHAKVSTLPALEWQPRALLVGCEREERLYLRTRLSLHRVEVWETEAVEQAIDHCAQNEVHLVVIDADVLGEATLPLCRQLRRPHPCWAPPEVLVVGSPGQGRRWRLRGALAGAHWLLKPLHPRALQRQLSRPLRLEQLPAGLRPPSLFG